Proteins from a single region of Stigmatella erecta:
- a CDS encoding 3-hydroxyacyl-CoA dehydrogenase family protein, with amino-acid sequence MATTQHIVVVGAGQMGAGIAQVALQTGLRVTLVDVSEDGLAKGASRIRAGLAKLVEKGKLDDARRKTAEANLATSPRLAEVKDVDFAIEAATENEELKKRIFRDLDAVVRPGGVLASNTSSIPITRIAAVTKRPESVIGMHFMNPVPVMQLVEIIRGAATSDETYATTRALAGQMGKTTVVSRDMPGFIVNRILIPMLNEACFALMEGLGTAEDIDTAMKLGTNQPMGPLQLADFIGLDTCLSIAEVLHKGLGDDKYRPCPLLRQYVDAGWYGKKSGRGFYKY; translated from the coding sequence ATGGCAACCACCCAGCACATCGTCGTCGTCGGGGCAGGGCAGATGGGGGCGGGCATCGCACAGGTCGCGCTGCAGACGGGGCTGCGCGTCACGCTGGTGGATGTCTCCGAGGACGGACTGGCCAAGGGCGCGAGCCGCATCCGCGCGGGCCTGGCCAAGCTCGTGGAGAAGGGCAAGCTGGACGACGCCCGGCGCAAGACGGCCGAGGCGAACCTCGCCACCTCCCCGCGCCTCGCCGAGGTGAAGGACGTGGACTTCGCCATCGAGGCCGCCACGGAGAACGAGGAGCTCAAGAAGCGCATCTTCCGGGACTTGGACGCGGTGGTGCGGCCCGGCGGCGTGCTCGCCTCGAACACCTCCTCGATTCCCATCACCCGCATCGCGGCGGTGACGAAGCGGCCCGAGTCCGTCATCGGCATGCACTTCATGAACCCGGTGCCGGTGATGCAGCTCGTGGAGATCATCCGCGGGGCGGCCACCTCGGATGAAACCTACGCCACGACGCGCGCCCTGGCCGGGCAGATGGGCAAGACGACGGTGGTGTCGCGCGACATGCCGGGCTTCATCGTCAACCGCATCCTCATCCCCATGCTGAACGAGGCGTGCTTCGCGCTGATGGAGGGGCTGGGCACGGCGGAGGACATCGACACGGCGATGAAGCTGGGCACCAACCAGCCCATGGGCCCGCTGCAGCTGGCGGACTTCATCGGCCTGGACACGTGCCTGTCCATCGCCGAGGTGCTCCACAAGGGCTTGGGCGATGACAAGTACCGCCCGTGCCCGCTGCTGCGGCAGTACGTGGACGCCGGCTGGTACGGCAAGAAGAGCGGCCGCGGCTTCTACAAGTACTGA
- a CDS encoding AgmX/PglI C-terminal domain-containing protein — MRGIFAAALLLASTGALGQDEPGSRPAKKKAAPKPREVLDASRLPFTPDSIQQVIAYHREKIQACYEDTLVEQDKKVEGKIMTSFTISAVGMVKDARVLKKGTTLKDAGLHNCVVAVLSAMSFPKPPDGRDYPIEYPFNLKAIE; from the coding sequence ATGAGGGGCATTTTCGCCGCGGCGCTGTTGCTGGCCTCCACCGGGGCGCTCGGGCAGGACGAGCCCGGGTCCAGGCCCGCCAAGAAGAAGGCCGCGCCCAAGCCCCGCGAGGTGCTGGATGCGAGCCGGCTGCCGTTCACGCCGGACTCCATCCAGCAGGTGATTGCCTACCACCGGGAGAAGATCCAGGCCTGCTACGAGGACACGCTCGTGGAACAGGACAAGAAGGTGGAGGGCAAGATCATGACGTCCTTCACCATCTCCGCGGTGGGCATGGTGAAGGACGCGCGGGTGCTCAAGAAGGGCACCACGCTGAAGGACGCGGGGCTGCACAACTGCGTGGTGGCGGTGCTCAGCGCCATGAGCTTCCCCAAGCCGCCGGATGGCCGCGACTACCCCATCGAGTACCCTTTCAACCTCAAGGCCATCGAGTAG
- a CDS encoding acyl-CoA dehydrogenase — protein MNFELTDIQRETQRMCREFAARELIPNARKWDETHAWPTEAVKKLAELSLLGVAVPERHGGAGLDNVCYAIAMEEISRGCASTGVIMSVNNSLYCDPVSKYGTEEQKKEFLTPYASGEKLGCFGLTEPEAGSDAAAQQTVAVRRGDEYVINGSKNWITNGPKADAIVLFTMTNKEAGNKGITAFIVPTNTPGFIRAEPDKKMGISAAHSCSMFFEDMRVPAKYLLGKEGEGFKVAMSTLDGGRIGIAAQALGIARAAFEEAVRYSGERKTFGKPIREHQAIQFMLADMATEIDAARLLVHQAAVLKDKGVRHSMESAMAKLYASEMASRVANKALQVHGGMGYSKEMDAERHVRDARITEIYEGTSEIQRIVISANLLKE, from the coding sequence ATGAACTTCGAGCTGACCGACATCCAGCGGGAAACCCAGCGGATGTGCCGCGAGTTCGCCGCGCGCGAGCTCATCCCCAACGCCCGGAAGTGGGACGAGACCCACGCGTGGCCCACCGAGGCGGTGAAGAAGCTCGCCGAGCTGTCGCTCCTGGGCGTGGCGGTGCCCGAGCGGCACGGCGGCGCCGGGCTGGACAACGTCTGCTACGCCATCGCCATGGAGGAGATCAGCCGCGGCTGCGCCTCCACCGGCGTCATCATGAGCGTGAACAACTCGCTCTACTGCGATCCGGTGTCGAAGTACGGCACCGAGGAGCAGAAGAAGGAGTTCCTCACCCCGTACGCCAGCGGCGAGAAGCTCGGCTGCTTCGGCCTCACCGAGCCCGAGGCGGGCAGCGACGCGGCGGCCCAGCAGACGGTGGCCGTACGCCGGGGCGACGAGTACGTCATCAACGGCTCGAAGAACTGGATCACCAACGGCCCCAAGGCGGACGCCATCGTGCTGTTCACGATGACGAACAAGGAGGCGGGCAACAAGGGCATCACCGCCTTCATCGTGCCCACGAACACCCCGGGCTTCATCCGGGCCGAGCCCGACAAGAAGATGGGCATCAGCGCGGCGCACTCCTGCTCCATGTTCTTCGAGGACATGCGCGTGCCGGCCAAGTACCTCCTGGGCAAGGAGGGCGAGGGCTTCAAGGTCGCCATGAGCACGCTGGACGGGGGCCGCATCGGCATCGCCGCGCAGGCGCTGGGCATCGCCCGGGCGGCCTTCGAGGAGGCGGTGCGCTACTCGGGCGAGCGCAAGACGTTCGGCAAGCCCATCCGCGAGCACCAGGCCATCCAGTTCATGCTGGCGGACATGGCCACGGAGATCGACGCGGCGCGCCTGCTGGTGCACCAGGCCGCGGTGCTCAAGGACAAGGGCGTGCGCCACTCGATGGAGAGCGCCATGGCGAAGCTGTACGCCAGCGAGATGGCCAGCCGCGTGGCCAACAAGGCCCTCCAGGTGCACGGCGGCATGGGCTACAGCAAGGAGATGGACGCCGAGCGCCACGTGCGCGATGCGCGCATCACCGAAATCTACGAGGGGACGAGCGAGATCCAGCGCATCGTCATCTCGGCCAACCTGCTGAAGGAGTAG
- a CDS encoding acyl-CoA dehydrogenase family protein, whose protein sequence is MNLELTETQTLIRDTARKVARERVAPQARAADREERFSPELFKELAELGLMGVNLPSRFGGSEAGVVAYSLAVMELSAACASTSVAMAVTNMCGELINAFGTEAQKEKFLPRLTSGEAVVGAFALSEPHAGSDPGALHTTAVRQGDSWVLNGSKQWITSGAYAGVMVVWARTSGTGNKGLSAFIVEGGTKGLHVGKHEDKMGLRGSNTVGLTFEDCRIPADQLLGKEGEGFKLAMVALDGGRIGIASQACGVARAALEASVRYTKDRKAFNQPVSEFQGPRFMMADMKVQIAAAELLTFRAATLKEQGKPFTREASMAKLFASEMANRVCDKAVQLHGGYGYIDEFPVERYYRDARVQTIYEGTSEVQRMVIARETFKLFS, encoded by the coding sequence GTGAACCTCGAGCTGACCGAGACCCAGACGCTCATCCGTGACACCGCGCGCAAGGTGGCCCGCGAGCGCGTGGCCCCCCAGGCCCGCGCCGCCGACCGCGAGGAGCGCTTCTCGCCGGAGCTCTTCAAGGAGCTGGCGGAGCTGGGGCTGATGGGGGTGAACCTGCCCTCGCGCTTCGGCGGCTCCGAGGCCGGGGTGGTGGCCTATTCGCTGGCGGTGATGGAGCTGTCGGCGGCGTGTGCCTCCACCTCTGTGGCCATGGCCGTGACGAACATGTGCGGGGAGCTGATCAACGCCTTCGGCACCGAGGCCCAGAAGGAGAAGTTCCTGCCCCGGCTCACCTCGGGCGAGGCGGTGGTGGGCGCGTTCGCGCTCTCGGAGCCCCACGCGGGCTCGGACCCGGGCGCGCTGCACACCACGGCGGTGCGCCAGGGTGACAGCTGGGTGCTCAACGGCAGCAAGCAGTGGATCACCTCCGGGGCGTACGCGGGGGTGATGGTGGTGTGGGCACGCACCTCGGGCACGGGCAACAAGGGCCTGTCCGCCTTCATTGTCGAGGGCGGGACGAAGGGCCTGCACGTGGGCAAGCACGAGGACAAGATGGGCCTGCGCGGCTCGAACACGGTGGGCCTCACGTTCGAGGACTGCCGGATTCCGGCTGACCAGCTCCTGGGCAAGGAAGGGGAGGGCTTCAAGCTGGCGATGGTGGCGCTGGACGGCGGCCGCATCGGCATCGCCTCCCAGGCGTGCGGCGTGGCCCGGGCGGCGCTGGAGGCCTCGGTGCGGTACACGAAGGACCGCAAGGCCTTCAACCAGCCGGTGAGCGAGTTCCAGGGCCCGCGCTTCATGATGGCGGACATGAAGGTGCAGATCGCCGCGGCGGAGCTGCTGACGTTCCGGGCGGCCACGCTGAAGGAGCAGGGCAAGCCGTTCACGCGCGAGGCCTCCATGGCGAAGCTGTTCGCCAGCGAGATGGCCAACCGCGTGTGCGACAAGGCCGTGCAGCTCCACGGCGGCTACGGCTACATCGACGAGTTCCCGGTGGAGCGCTACTACCGGGACGCGCGCGTGCAGACCATCTACGAGGGCACCAGCGAGGTGCAGCGCATGGTCATCGCCCGGGAGACGTTCAAGCTCTTCAGCTGA
- a CDS encoding enoyl-CoA hydratase-related protein, with protein MAYDNIRLEKQGAIATLTIDRPKALNALNTQTFHEIEAALLSLGTDTRVLIVTGGGEKAFVAGADIAEMATISADKAREFSALGQRVMGLLEQRPFPTIAAVNGFALGGGCELAMACDLIYASEKAKLGVPESTLGVIPGFGGTQRLTRLVGKMRAKELIFTGGHVTAAQAKEYGLVLEVLPPEKLMEHCLAVAGKLLKNGPLALAQAKRVVEFGADQDLRAANELESQGFGVLFGTEDQREGMKAFLEKRPAAFAGK; from the coding sequence ATGGCCTACGACAACATCCGGCTGGAGAAGCAGGGCGCCATCGCGACCCTCACGATTGACCGGCCCAAGGCGCTCAACGCGCTCAACACCCAGACGTTCCACGAGATCGAGGCCGCGCTGCTGTCGCTGGGCACGGACACCCGCGTCCTCATCGTCACCGGCGGGGGCGAGAAGGCCTTCGTGGCGGGCGCCGACATCGCCGAGATGGCCACCATCTCCGCGGACAAGGCCCGCGAGTTCTCCGCCTTGGGACAGCGCGTCATGGGCCTGCTGGAGCAGCGGCCCTTTCCCACCATCGCGGCGGTGAACGGCTTCGCGCTGGGCGGCGGCTGCGAGCTGGCCATGGCGTGCGACCTCATCTACGCCTCGGAGAAGGCGAAGCTGGGCGTGCCCGAATCGACGCTGGGCGTCATCCCCGGCTTCGGCGGCACACAGCGGCTCACCCGGCTGGTGGGGAAGATGCGCGCCAAGGAGCTCATCTTCACCGGCGGCCACGTGACGGCGGCCCAGGCCAAGGAGTACGGGCTGGTGCTGGAGGTGCTGCCCCCCGAGAAGCTGATGGAGCACTGCCTGGCGGTGGCGGGCAAGCTCCTGAAGAACGGCCCCCTGGCGCTCGCCCAGGCCAAGCGCGTCGTCGAGTTCGGCGCGGACCAGGACCTGCGGGCCGCCAACGAGCTGGAGAGCCAGGGCTTCGGCGTCCTCTTCGGCACCGAGGACCAGCGAGAGGGCATGAAGGCCTTCCTGGAGAAGCGCCCTGCGGCCTTCGCGGGCAAATAA